The following are encoded in a window of Ignavibacteria bacterium genomic DNA:
- a CDS encoding nucleotidyl transferase, translating into MRAIIPVAGVGTRLRPHTYTLPKVLLNVAGKPIIAHIMDKVTSEGINKATFIVGYLGEMVEEFIRDNYKIQCDFIYQEERKGLGHAVYMAKETFGKDELLIILGDTIFDVDLKSMLSSKHSALGVKKVDDPRRFGVAVVKNNLITQLVEKPEEQISSLAIVGLYYIKNSQLLNKSLNNLISSNKLTKGEYQLTDALEHMIQSGEKFEPFIVDGWYDCGKPETLLATNHHLLKIKNNFKEVPGVQVIPPVFISPNSKISNSIIGPYTTVNDGADISNSIIKNSIIGYKAIVENSMLHNSIIGNNTIVKGQYKKLNTGDSSEIEFY; encoded by the coding sequence ATAAGAGCAATTATCCCAGTAGCTGGTGTTGGTACAAGATTGAGACCGCACACGTACACACTTCCAAAGGTTTTGCTGAATGTTGCAGGTAAACCTATCATTGCACACATAATGGATAAAGTAACGTCCGAAGGAATAAATAAAGCAACATTTATTGTTGGCTATCTTGGTGAAATGGTAGAAGAGTTCATTCGTGATAATTATAAAATTCAATGTGATTTTATCTATCAAGAGGAACGAAAAGGGCTTGGACACGCGGTCTACATGGCTAAAGAAACTTTCGGCAAGGACGAATTGTTAATAATTCTTGGTGATACGATTTTTGACGTCGATTTAAAATCTATGCTCAGCTCAAAACATTCTGCTCTTGGAGTAAAAAAAGTAGACGATCCAAGAAGATTTGGAGTAGCGGTTGTAAAAAATAATCTTATCACTCAATTAGTGGAAAAACCCGAAGAGCAAATAAGCAGCTTGGCAATCGTTGGTTTATATTATATAAAAAATTCACAACTTTTAAATAAGTCGCTAAACAATTTAATATCATCAAATAAATTAACTAAAGGTGAATATCAGCTTACAGATGCACTTGAACATATGATTCAATCAGGCGAAAAGTTTGAACCATTTATAGTCGATGGCTGGTACGATTGCGGCAAACCTGAAACACTGCTTGCTACAAATCATCACTTGTTAAAAATCAAAAACAACTTCAAAGAAGTTCCTGGAGTACAAGTGATCCCTCCCGTGTTCATTTCACCTAATAGTAAAATTTCAAACAGCATCATTGGACCATACACAACGGTTAATGATGGAGCTGATATTTCTAATTCGATAATAAAAAACAGTATTATAGGTTATAAAGCAATTGTAGAAAATTCAATGCTTCACAATTCGATCATCGGAAATAATACTATTGTCAAAGGGCAGTATAAAAAGCTGAATACCGGTGATTCAAGCGAAATAGAGTTTTATTAA